From a region of the Streptomyces sp. NBC_00193 genome:
- a CDS encoding response regulator, translated as MSAYDASGGSRASGTAGASGASGAFDVLVVDDDLHVARINAAYVAKVPGFRVSAQAHSAAGALALLDSRPVDLILLDHYLPDENGLDLVRRLRERGHHTDVIMVTAARDLATVQAAMRLGALQYLVKPFTFAGLRTRLEAYGALRRTLDTGGEAEQAEVDRIFGALAAAGADAPSDLPKGHSPTTADLVRGILRAAEGPLSTQQIADRAGISRQTAQRYLKLLDRAGRVVLALRYGETGRPEHRYAWRPPTSG; from the coding sequence ATGAGCGCCTACGACGCGTCCGGCGGCTCCCGTGCGTCCGGTACGGCCGGCGCTTCCGGCGCTTCCGGCGCTTTTGACGTGCTGGTCGTCGACGACGACCTGCACGTCGCCCGGATCAACGCGGCCTACGTGGCCAAGGTGCCCGGCTTCCGCGTGTCGGCCCAGGCCCATTCGGCGGCGGGGGCGCTGGCGCTCCTCGACTCCCGCCCCGTGGACCTGATCCTCCTCGACCACTACCTCCCCGACGAGAACGGCCTCGACCTGGTCCGGCGCCTGCGCGAACGCGGCCACCACACCGACGTGATCATGGTGACGGCCGCCCGCGACCTGGCCACCGTGCAGGCCGCGATGCGCCTCGGCGCCCTCCAGTACCTGGTCAAGCCCTTCACCTTCGCGGGCCTGCGCACCCGCCTGGAGGCCTACGGGGCCCTGCGCCGCACCCTGGACACGGGCGGCGAGGCCGAACAGGCGGAGGTGGACCGGATCTTCGGCGCCCTCGCCGCGGCCGGCGCCGACGCCCCGAGCGACCTCCCCAAGGGCCACTCCCCCACCACCGCCGACCTGGTCCGCGGGATCCTGCGCGCGGCCGAGGGCCCGCTCTCCACCCAGCAGATCGCCGACCGCGCGGGCATCAGCCGCCAGACCGCCCAGCGCTACCTCAAGCTCCTGGACCGCGCCGGCCGCGTCGTCCTCGCCCTCCGGTACGGCGAAACGGGCCGTCCGGAACACCGCTACGCCTGGCGTCCGCCCACAAGCGGCTGA
- a CDS encoding sensor histidine kinase: MRSLRFLHTSARRLGLPRRAASQILLTQLAIAAGVLALATGLFLAPLSAQLDDQAMRRALAIAQSAAADPSLAAGLIGSAPSPDSPVQASAERIRSATGAEYVVVLDLDGIRRSHPSPDRIGRPVSTDPGEVLAGREVMEIDEGTLGRSARGKVPLLAADGEIVGAVSVGIAYDSVQGRLLGAIPGLLAYAGGALAAGALAAYLLSRRIHRQTRDLAFSDIAGLLAEREAMLHSIREGVIALDRAGRVRLVNDEAARLLGLAPEAADAATGRALDEVLGAGRTTDVLTGRVTGLDLLTVQGTRVLVANRMPTEDGGAVATLRDRTELEHLGRELDSTKGLIDALRAQDHEHANRLHTLLGLLELDLFEEAVEFVTEVVGVHRSTAEQVTEKVHDPLLAALLMGKATVAAERGVPLRLAGSALLPDRLVDPGGLVTILGNLVDNALDAAVGSSAPLVEVDIRADGRTAVLRVRDSGPGVPVERREEIFTEGWSTKQPRAGAHRGRGLGLALVRRLAERQGGTVRAGEAADGGAEFSVVLPEALR, translated from the coding sequence ATGCGGTCCCTGCGGTTCCTCCACACGAGCGCTCGGCGCCTCGGGCTGCCCAGACGGGCCGCCTCCCAGATCCTGCTGACCCAGCTGGCCATCGCCGCCGGGGTCCTCGCCCTGGCCACCGGCCTGTTCCTGGCCCCGCTGAGCGCACAGCTCGACGACCAGGCCATGCGGCGCGCCCTGGCCATCGCCCAGAGCGCCGCCGCCGACCCCTCCCTGGCCGCCGGCCTCATCGGCTCGGCTCCCTCGCCGGACAGCCCGGTACAGGCCTCCGCGGAGCGGATCCGCTCCGCCACGGGCGCCGAGTACGTGGTGGTCCTGGACCTGGACGGCATCCGCCGCTCGCACCCGAGCCCCGACCGCATCGGGCGGCCCGTCTCCACCGACCCCGGCGAGGTCCTGGCCGGCCGCGAGGTCATGGAGATCGACGAGGGCACCTTGGGCCGCTCGGCGCGGGGCAAGGTCCCCCTGCTCGCCGCCGACGGGGAGATCGTCGGTGCCGTGTCGGTCGGCATCGCCTACGACAGCGTCCAGGGCCGCCTGCTCGGCGCCATCCCGGGCCTGCTCGCGTACGCCGGCGGCGCCCTCGCGGCGGGCGCCCTCGCCGCCTACCTGCTCTCGCGCAGGATCCACCGCCAGACCCGCGACCTGGCCTTCTCCGATATCGCGGGCCTGCTCGCCGAACGCGAGGCGATGCTGCACTCCATCCGCGAAGGCGTGATCGCCCTCGACCGGGCCGGCCGGGTCCGGCTGGTCAACGACGAGGCCGCCCGGCTCCTGGGCCTCGCGCCCGAGGCCGCCGACGCCGCCACCGGCCGTGCCCTGGACGAGGTGCTCGGCGCGGGCCGCACCACCGACGTCCTCACCGGCCGGGTCACCGGCCTCGACCTGCTCACCGTCCAGGGCACCCGGGTCCTGGTCGCCAACCGGATGCCCACCGAGGACGGCGGAGCCGTGGCCACCCTGCGCGACCGCACCGAGCTGGAGCACCTGGGCCGCGAGCTCGACTCCACCAAGGGCCTGATCGACGCCCTGCGCGCCCAGGACCACGAGCACGCCAACCGGCTCCACACCCTCCTCGGCCTGCTGGAACTGGACCTGTTCGAGGAAGCCGTCGAGTTCGTCACGGAGGTGGTCGGAGTGCACCGCAGCACCGCCGAGCAGGTCACCGAGAAGGTGCACGACCCGCTGCTCGCCGCCCTGCTGATGGGCAAGGCCACGGTCGCGGCGGAGCGCGGGGTCCCCCTGCGGCTGGCCGGTTCCGCGCTGCTGCCCGACCGCCTCGTCGACCCGGGAGGCCTGGTCACCATCCTCGGCAACCTGGTCGACAACGCGCTGGACGCCGCGGTCGGCTCGTCCGCGCCGCTGGTCGAGGTCGACATCCGGGCCGACGGCCGCACGGCGGTCCTGCGGGTCCGCGACAGCGGCCCCGGCGTCCCGGTGGAGCGCCGCGAGGAGATCTTCACCGAGGGCTGGTCGACCAAGCAGCCCCGGGCCGGCGCCCACCGCGGACGCGGGCTCGGCCTCGCCCTGGTGCGGCGTCTGGCCGAACGGCAGGGCGGCACGGTCCGGGCCGGCGAGGCGGCGGACGGAGGGGCGGAATTCTCCGTCGTCCTCCCGGAGGCCCTGCGATGA
- a CDS encoding serine protease, whose amino-acid sequence MRRPFARVLAGALTLAAGAAAAPLFQAPRAAADSVVIGGTPVKVADAPWVVALASRDRFGGTRGGQFCGGVLVAPTKVVTAAHCLGRQVLGGPVDSVRDFRVITGRTELRAGEGREIAVRSARVNPAYDPGSNAGDLAVLELAEAVAAQNVLPMADHGHPAYGAGTEAAVYGWGDTSGFGDYAYALRAARVTVLADEVCGRAYPGDADGQYRADSMVCAGDREGGKDACQGDSGGPLVAQGRLIGLVSWGRGCGRADSPGVYTRIAPLIGFVAESAHSANSAGSADSVSGPEAARGKLGRPGARGVLGVDVRPAQGPGRGLAAGDRPAPGR is encoded by the coding sequence ATGCGTCGTCCCTTTGCCCGTGTCCTGGCGGGAGCGCTGACCCTGGCGGCGGGAGCGGCGGCGGCGCCGCTCTTCCAGGCGCCGCGAGCGGCCGCGGACAGCGTGGTGATCGGCGGAACGCCGGTGAAGGTGGCCGATGCCCCCTGGGTGGTGGCCCTCGCGAGCCGTGACCGGTTCGGGGGTACGCGCGGAGGGCAGTTCTGCGGGGGCGTCCTCGTCGCCCCGACCAAGGTGGTGACCGCGGCCCACTGCCTGGGGCGCCAGGTGTTGGGCGGCCCGGTCGACTCCGTCCGCGATTTCCGGGTGATCACCGGGCGTACGGAGCTGCGCGCGGGCGAGGGCCGCGAGATCGCGGTGCGTTCCGCCCGGGTGAACCCGGCCTACGACCCGGGCAGCAATGCCGGCGACCTGGCGGTCCTGGAGCTGGCCGAAGCCGTGGCCGCGCAGAACGTGCTGCCGATGGCCGACCACGGGCATCCGGCGTACGGCGCCGGCACGGAGGCGGCCGTATACGGCTGGGGCGACACCAGCGGCTTCGGCGACTACGCCTACGCGCTGCGGGCCGCCAGGGTGACGGTGCTGGCGGACGAGGTGTGCGGGCGGGCCTACCCGGGAGACGCCGACGGTCAGTACCGGGCCGACTCCATGGTGTGCGCGGGGGACCGGGAGGGCGGCAAGGACGCCTGCCAGGGGGACAGCGGCGGTCCCCTGGTGGCCCAGGGCCGGCTGATCGGACTGGTGTCCTGGGGGCGCGGCTGCGGACGGGCCGACAGCCCGGGGGTGTACACGCGGATCGCACCGCTGATCGGCTTCGTCGCCGAATCGGCGCACTCGGCCAACTCAGCCGGCTCGGCCGACTCCGTCAGCGGCCCGGAGGCGGCCCGGGGGAAGCTGGGCCGTCCTGGTGCCCGCGGAGTGCTGGGGGTGGACGTACGGCCCGCCCAGGGGCCCGGGAGGGGCCTCGCGGCGGGGGACCGGCCCGCACCGGGGCGCTGA
- a CDS encoding FadR/GntR family transcriptional regulator, with protein sequence MLFTKDLKGRGDTADKGFVSTLAHTMMTAARHADSGLAGAGELDRYPYPEASGADRVGVPHWDGSDVELSRVGRRAAGSRGRGLHGQLVQQLGQMIVSGDLGADRPLVPEEIGQRFEVSRTVVRESLRVLEAKGLVSARPNVGTRVRPVADWNLLDPDIIEWRAFGPQRDDQRRELGELRWTIEPLAARLAAGHGRPEIQQRLADMVEIMGHALGQGDSITFARADNEFHALLIQVAANRMLEHLSGIVSAALQVSGSPVTACDRPSETCVAHHARMVECLAAGDAIGAENAMRQLLTVHPEVERVVPAPREH encoded by the coding sequence GTGCTTTTCACCAAAGACCTCAAGGGTCGCGGAGACACGGCCGACAAAGGATTCGTGAGTACCCTTGCGCACACCATGATGACCGCCGCCCGCCATGCCGATTCCGGCCTCGCCGGCGCGGGCGAACTCGACCGCTACCCCTACCCGGAGGCCTCGGGGGCCGACCGGGTGGGAGTGCCCCACTGGGACGGATCCGACGTCGAGTTGAGCCGGGTCGGCCGCCGCGCCGCAGGCAGCCGCGGCCGCGGACTGCACGGCCAACTCGTCCAGCAGCTCGGCCAGATGATCGTTTCCGGCGACCTCGGCGCGGACCGCCCGCTGGTCCCCGAGGAGATCGGGCAGCGTTTCGAGGTCTCCCGCACCGTCGTCCGCGAATCCCTGCGGGTCCTCGAGGCCAAGGGCCTCGTCAGCGCCCGCCCCAACGTCGGCACCCGGGTCCGCCCGGTCGCCGACTGGAACCTGCTCGACCCCGACATCATCGAGTGGCGCGCCTTCGGCCCGCAGCGCGACGACCAGCGCCGTGAGCTGGGCGAGCTCCGCTGGACCATCGAACCGCTCGCGGCCCGCCTCGCCGCCGGCCACGGCCGGCCGGAGATCCAGCAGCGCCTCGCCGACATGGTCGAGATCATGGGACACGCTCTCGGGCAGGGTGATTCGATCACCTTCGCGCGCGCCGACAACGAGTTCCACGCCCTGCTGATCCAGGTCGCGGCCAACCGCATGCTGGAGCACCTCTCCGGCATCGTCTCCGCCGCCCTGCAGGTGTCCGGCAGTCCCGTCACCGCCTGCGACCGCCCCAGCGAGACCTGCGTCGCGCACCACGCGCGCATGGTCGAGTGCCTCGCCGCCGGTGACGCGATCGGCGCGGAGAACGCCATGCGCCAGCTTCTGACGGTGCATCCGGAGGTCGAGCGCGTGGTCCCCGCCCCGCGCGAGCACTGA
- a CDS encoding RNA polymerase sigma factor — MFVSASTSRTLPPEIADSESVMALIERGKAEGQIAGDDVRRAFEADQIPATQWKNVLRSLNQILEEEGVTLMVSAAESPKRATRKSVAAKTPVKRTATEPVAKKTAARTAAAPAVAEPDAVAEAAEPDPVGTDAAFDALAEGTATEPAAKKTAAKKAAAKKAAPAKKTAAKKTAAKKTAAKKDADEAGDEDSADDTPGAAKAESEDEEEGAESKGFVISDDEDDAPAQQVAVAGATADPVKDYLKQIGKVPLLNAEQEVELAKRIEAGLFGEDKLANSDKLAPKLKRELEIIAEDGRRAKNHLLEANLRLVVSLAKRYTGRGMLFLDLIQEGNLGLIRAVEKFDYTKGYKFSTYATWWIRQAITRAMADQARTIRIPVHMVEVINKLARVQRQMLQDLGREPTPEELAKELDMTPEKVIEVQKYGREPISLHTPLGEDGDSEFGDLIEDSEAVVPADAVSFTLLQEQLHSVLDTLSEREAGVVSMRFGLTDGQPKTLDEIGKVYGVTRERIRQIESKTMSKLRHPSRSQVLRDYLD, encoded by the coding sequence TTGTTCGTGTCGGCCAGCACATCCCGTACGCTCCCGCCGGAGATCGCCGATTCCGAGTCTGTGATGGCGCTCATCGAGCGGGGCAAGGCCGAGGGGCAGATCGCCGGCGATGACGTGCGTCGGGCCTTCGAGGCTGACCAGATTCCTGCGACCCAGTGGAAGAATGTTCTGCGCAGCCTCAACCAGATCCTCGAGGAAGAGGGTGTGACGCTGATGGTCAGTGCCGCGGAGTCGCCCAAGCGCGCCACCCGCAAGAGCGTCGCAGCGAAGACCCCCGTCAAGCGGACGGCCACCGAGCCCGTCGCCAAGAAGACGGCGGCCAGGACGGCGGCCGCGCCCGCCGTGGCCGAGCCGGACGCGGTGGCCGAGGCGGCGGAACCGGACCCCGTCGGCACGGACGCAGCCTTCGACGCCCTCGCGGAGGGGACCGCGACCGAGCCCGCAGCCAAGAAGACGGCGGCGAAGAAGGCGGCGGCGAAGAAGGCCGCGCCCGCCAAGAAGACCGCGGCGAAGAAGACGGCGGCGAAGAAGACCGCCGCCAAGAAGGACGCCGACGAAGCGGGCGACGAGGACTCCGCGGACGACACCCCCGGAGCCGCCAAGGCCGAGTCCGAGGACGAGGAGGAAGGCGCCGAGAGCAAGGGCTTCGTCATCTCGGACGACGAGGACGACGCCCCGGCCCAGCAGGTCGCCGTGGCCGGCGCCACCGCCGACCCCGTCAAGGACTACCTCAAGCAGATCGGCAAGGTCCCCCTCCTCAACGCCGAGCAGGAGGTCGAGCTCGCCAAGCGCATCGAGGCCGGACTCTTCGGCGAGGACAAGCTCGCCAACTCCGACAAGCTGGCGCCCAAGCTCAAGCGCGAGCTGGAGATCATCGCCGAGGACGGCCGCCGGGCCAAGAACCACCTGCTGGAGGCCAACCTCCGCCTCGTGGTCTCCCTCGCCAAGCGCTACACCGGCCGCGGCATGCTCTTCCTGGACCTGATCCAGGAGGGCAACCTGGGCCTGATCCGCGCCGTGGAGAAGTTCGACTACACCAAGGGCTACAAGTTCTCCACGTACGCCACCTGGTGGATCCGGCAGGCGATCACGCGCGCCATGGCCGACCAGGCCCGCACCATCCGCATCCCGGTGCACATGGTCGAGGTCATCAACAAGCTGGCCCGCGTCCAGCGCCAGATGCTCCAGGACCTGGGCCGCGAGCCCACCCCGGAGGAGCTGGCCAAGGAACTCGACATGACCCCCGAGAAGGTCATCGAGGTCCAGAAGTACGGCCGCGAGCCGATCTCCCTGCACACCCCGCTCGGCGAGGACGGCGACAGCGAGTTCGGTGACCTCATCGAGGACTCCGAAGCCGTCGTACCGGCCGATGCCGTGAGCTTCACGCTCCTGCAGGAGCAGCTGCACTCGGTTCTCGACACGCTGAGCGAGCGCGAGGCGGGCGTGGTCTCGATGCGCTTCGGCCTCACGGACGGCCAGCCCAAGACCCTCGACGAGATCGGCAAGGTCTACGGGGTCACCCGTGAGCGCATCCGCCAGATCGAGTCGAAGACCATGTCGAAGCTCCGCCATCCGTCCCGGTCCCAGGTGCTGCGCGACTACCTCGACTGA
- a CDS encoding DUF485 domain-containing protein: MDKHEGRDAGTIRLDDPWYDALAVGWGEGEGAGVGEGPGGAAGGGAETSPPSSSPGGAPARAASDIYLEVQRSAAFQEVRGRYRRFVVPATVGFFLWYVAYVVAATTAPEMMARPVFGSVNVALLAGLGQFLSTFLLTWAYARHARLRRDRAALDLRWTVFEQEQVRRADAGERTRARGAGR, encoded by the coding sequence GTGGACAAGCACGAAGGTCGTGATGCCGGAACGATCCGGCTGGACGACCCCTGGTACGACGCGCTGGCCGTCGGTTGGGGCGAGGGCGAGGGTGCCGGCGTAGGCGAGGGGCCCGGTGGAGCGGCCGGCGGTGGAGCGGAAACGTCACCGCCGAGCTCCTCCCCAGGTGGCGCGCCCGCGCGCGCCGCGTCCGACATCTACCTCGAAGTGCAGCGCAGCGCCGCCTTCCAGGAAGTGCGCGGCCGCTACCGGAGGTTCGTCGTCCCCGCCACCGTCGGCTTCTTCCTCTGGTACGTGGCCTACGTGGTCGCCGCGACCACGGCGCCCGAAATGATGGCCCGGCCGGTGTTCGGGTCCGTCAACGTGGCCCTGCTCGCAGGTCTCGGCCAGTTCCTCAGCACCTTCTTGCTGACCTGGGCCTACGCCCGGCACGCCCGGCTGCGGCGCGACCGCGCGGCGCTGGACCTGCGCTGGACGGTCTTCGAGCAGGAGCAGGTACGCCGGGCGGACGCCGGGGAGCGCACCCGAGCACGGGGGGCGGGCCGGTGA
- a CDS encoding cation acetate symporter: protein MTTEHQTLALLLFSVFIAVTLGITTWVSRNRHGSAEEFYAGGRLFSPMENGFAIAGDYMSAASFLGISGLIALFGYDGLLYSVGFLVAWLVVLFLVAELVRNCGRFTLADVVAARMSERPVRIAAGTSSVVVSVLYLVAQMVGAGSLVGLLLADSGRAAQTLTVIGVGALMVIYVAFGGMRATTWIQIVKAVLLMGGAITLTVLVLLRFHGNFDQLLSSAAERSGHGDRFLGPGLKYGGDWTARFDFMSLGLALVLGTAGLPHILSRFYTVPTARAARRSVVWAIGLIGGFYLMTIVLGFGAAALLGPEQVRASNASGNTAVPLLAAFLGGGADSTGGAVLFAFVAAIAFATILAVVAGITLASSASVAHDLYASLKRRHARQRSEVAVARVAAVGIGAVAIALGLLAQDLNVAFLVGLAFAVAASANLPVLLYSLFWRGFTTRGAVWSVYGGLLPAVLLVALSPVVSGSPESLFPGVDFQLFPLQNPGIVSIPLGFLAGWLGTVTSAEEPDERRHAETEVRALTGAGAV from the coding sequence GTGACCACCGAACACCAGACCCTGGCGCTGCTCCTGTTCAGCGTCTTCATCGCCGTCACCCTGGGCATCACCACCTGGGTGAGCCGCAACCGGCACGGTTCGGCAGAGGAGTTCTACGCGGGCGGGCGGCTGTTCTCCCCGATGGAGAACGGTTTCGCCATCGCCGGCGACTACATGTCCGCCGCCTCCTTCCTCGGCATCTCCGGCCTCATCGCCCTCTTCGGCTACGACGGCCTGCTGTATTCGGTGGGCTTCCTCGTCGCCTGGCTGGTCGTCCTGTTCCTCGTCGCCGAACTCGTCCGCAACTGCGGCCGGTTCACCCTGGCCGACGTGGTCGCCGCGCGGATGAGCGAGCGGCCGGTGCGGATCGCCGCCGGAACCTCCTCGGTGGTGGTCTCCGTGCTCTACCTCGTCGCGCAGATGGTCGGTGCCGGCAGCCTCGTGGGCCTGCTGCTCGCCGATTCGGGCCGGGCCGCACAGACGCTGACCGTCATCGGCGTCGGTGCGCTCATGGTGATCTACGTGGCCTTCGGCGGAATGCGGGCCACCACCTGGATCCAGATCGTCAAAGCCGTGCTGCTGATGGGCGGCGCGATCACCCTGACGGTGCTCGTGCTGCTGCGCTTCCACGGGAACTTCGACCAGCTGCTCAGCAGCGCCGCCGAGCGCAGCGGGCACGGCGACCGGTTCCTGGGCCCCGGGCTCAAGTACGGAGGCGACTGGACGGCCCGCTTCGACTTCATGAGCCTCGGGCTCGCCCTGGTCCTGGGCACGGCCGGGCTGCCGCACATCCTGTCCCGCTTCTACACCGTGCCCACGGCGCGGGCGGCCCGCCGGTCGGTGGTGTGGGCGATCGGGCTGATCGGCGGCTTCTACCTGATGACCATCGTGCTCGGCTTCGGTGCGGCGGCGCTGCTCGGGCCGGAGCAGGTCAGGGCCTCCAACGCCTCGGGGAACACCGCGGTGCCGCTGCTCGCGGCCTTCCTGGGCGGCGGGGCCGACTCGACCGGCGGCGCGGTGCTGTTCGCCTTCGTGGCGGCCATCGCCTTCGCGACCATCCTCGCGGTGGTCGCGGGGATCACCCTCGCCTCGTCGGCCTCCGTCGCGCACGACCTGTACGCCTCGCTCAAGCGCCGCCACGCCCGGCAGCGCAGCGAGGTTGCGGTGGCCCGGGTGGCGGCCGTCGGGATCGGGGCGGTGGCCATCGCGCTGGGTCTGCTGGCCCAGGACCTGAACGTGGCCTTCCTGGTGGGCCTGGCCTTCGCGGTGGCGGCCTCGGCGAACCTGCCGGTGCTCCTGTACTCGCTGTTCTGGCGCGGGTTCACCACGCGGGGCGCCGTCTGGTCGGTGTACGGGGGGCTGCTCCCGGCCGTGCTGCTGGTGGCCCTGTCCCCGGTGGTCTCCGGCAGCCCCGAATCCCTGTTCCCGGGCGTGGACTTCCAGCTCTTCCCGCTCCAGAACCCGGGCATCGTCTCCATCCCGCTGGGCTTCCTGGCGGGCTGGCTGGGCACCGTGACCTCGGCGGAGGAGCCGGACGAGCGGCGGCACGCGGAGACCGAGGTCCGCGCGCTGACGGGCGCCGGGGCGGTGTAG
- a CDS encoding type IIA DNA topoisomerase subunit B gives MTADTSVPSSALLTGADRDGSNYTARHLLVLEGLEAVRKRPGMYIGSTDSRGLMHCLWEIIDNSVDEALGGYCDHIEVILHEDSSVEVRDNGRGIPVDIEPKTGLSGVEVVMTKLHAGGKFGGGSYAASGGLHGVGASVVNALSARLDVEVDRGSATQAISFRRGVPGMFTEQGPDSPFDPANGLRKGKRIAKGKTGTRIRYWADRQIFLKDAKLTLDTLYQRARQTAFLVPGLTIVVRDERALEGAGKTEETFRFDGGISEFCEYLAQDKAACDVLRLTGTGIFKETVPVLDDRGHMTPTEVTRELGVDIALRWGTGYETNVKSFVNIIATPKGGTHISGFERSVTKTVNEVLRSAKLLRVAEDDVVKDDAMEGMTAVVTVRLAEPQFEGQTKEVLGTSAATRIVAAVVAKELKAFLTSTKRDDKQQARSVMEKIVAAARTRIAARQHKEAQRRKTALESSSLPAKLADCRSDDVERSELFIVEGDSALGTAKLARNSEFQALLPIRGKILNVQKSSVSDMLKNAECGAIIQVIGAGSGRTFDIDAARYGKIVLLVDADVDGAHIRCLLLTLFQRYMRPMVEAGRVFAAVPPLHRIELVQPKKGQDKYVYTYSDNELRQTLLEYQRKNIRYKDSIQRYKGLGEMDADQLAETTMDPRFRTLRRINIGDLDSAESVFDLLMGNEVAPRKEFITSSAATLDRSRIDA, from the coding sequence GTGACCGCCGACACGTCCGTGCCTTCCAGCGCACTGCTGACCGGAGCAGACCGGGACGGCTCCAACTACACCGCGCGGCACCTGCTCGTCCTCGAGGGCCTCGAGGCCGTCCGCAAGCGCCCCGGCATGTATATCGGCTCCACCGACAGCCGGGGCCTCATGCACTGCCTCTGGGAGATCATCGACAATTCCGTCGATGAGGCCCTGGGCGGCTACTGCGACCACATCGAGGTGATCCTCCACGAGGACTCCTCGGTGGAGGTCCGCGACAACGGTCGCGGCATCCCCGTCGACATCGAGCCCAAGACCGGCCTCTCCGGCGTCGAGGTCGTCATGACCAAGCTGCACGCCGGCGGCAAGTTCGGCGGCGGGTCGTACGCGGCCTCCGGCGGCCTGCACGGCGTCGGCGCCTCCGTCGTCAACGCGCTCTCGGCGCGTCTGGACGTGGAGGTCGACCGGGGCAGCGCGACGCAGGCCATCAGCTTCCGCCGCGGCGTCCCCGGCATGTTCACCGAGCAGGGCCCCGACAGCCCCTTCGACCCCGCCAACGGCCTGCGCAAGGGCAAGCGGATCGCCAAGGGCAAGACGGGCACCCGGATCCGCTACTGGGCCGACCGGCAGATCTTCCTCAAGGACGCCAAGCTCACGCTGGACACGCTCTACCAGCGCGCCCGCCAGACGGCCTTCCTCGTGCCCGGCCTGACCATCGTGGTCCGCGACGAGCGGGCCCTGGAAGGGGCCGGCAAGACCGAGGAGACCTTCCGCTTCGACGGGGGCATCAGCGAGTTCTGCGAGTACCTCGCGCAGGACAAGGCGGCCTGCGACGTCCTGCGCCTGACCGGCACCGGGATCTTCAAGGAGACCGTCCCGGTCCTCGACGACCGCGGCCACATGACCCCCACCGAGGTCACCCGCGAGCTCGGCGTGGACATCGCCCTGCGCTGGGGCACGGGGTACGAGACGAACGTGAAGTCGTTCGTGAACATCATCGCCACCCCCAAGGGCGGCACCCACATCTCCGGCTTCGAGCGCTCGGTCACCAAGACCGTGAACGAGGTGCTGCGCTCCGCGAAGCTGCTGCGCGTCGCCGAGGACGACGTGGTCAAGGACGACGCGATGGAGGGCATGACGGCGGTCGTCACCGTCCGTCTCGCCGAGCCGCAGTTCGAGGGGCAGACCAAGGAGGTGCTCGGCACCTCGGCGGCCACCCGGATCGTCGCGGCCGTCGTCGCCAAGGAGCTCAAGGCCTTCCTGACCTCCACCAAGCGCGACGACAAGCAGCAGGCCCGCTCCGTGATGGAGAAGATCGTCGCGGCCGCCCGGACCCGGATCGCTGCCCGCCAGCACAAGGAGGCGCAGCGCCGCAAGACCGCGCTGGAGTCCTCCTCGCTGCCCGCCAAGCTGGCCGACTGCCGCAGCGACGACGTGGAGCGCAGCGAGCTCTTCATCGTCGAGGGGGACTCGGCGCTCGGTACGGCCAAGCTCGCCCGGAACTCCGAATTCCAGGCGCTGCTGCCCATCCGGGGCAAGATCCTCAACGTCCAGAAGTCCTCAGTCTCGGACATGCTCAAGAACGCCGAGTGCGGGGCGATCATCCAGGTCATAGGAGCCGGCTCGGGCCGGACCTTCGACATCGACGCCGCCCGGTACGGGAAGATCGTCCTGCTCGTGGACGCCGATGTGGACGGCGCGCACATCCGCTGCCTGCTGCTCACCCTCTTCCAGCGCTACATGCGCCCGATGGTCGAGGCGGGCCGGGTCTTCGCCGCGGTGCCGCCGCTGCACCGGATCGAGCTCGTCCAGCCGAAGAAGGGCCAGGACAAGTACGTCTACACGTACTCGGACAACGAGCTGCGCCAGACCCTTCTGGAGTACCAGCGCAAGAACATCCGGTACAAGGACTCGATCCAGCGCTACAAGGGCCTCGGCGAGATGGATGCCGACCAGCTGGCGGAGACCACCATGGATCCCCGTTTCCGCACCCTGCGGCGGATCAACATCGGCGACCTGGACTCGGCCGAGTCGGTGTTCGACCTGCTCATGGGCAACGAGGTGGCTCCGCGCAAGGAGTTCATCACCAGCTCCGCCGCCACCCTGGACCGGTCGCGGATCGACGCCTGA